In Setaria viridis chromosome 5, Setaria_viridis_v4.0, whole genome shotgun sequence, the genomic stretch CTGCTGACCAGATATTGCTATTATCCTGCGGTGCATTGTTTGCTAATGTTTCCTCCTTCCCAATTTTCAATCGGACATGAGAATAATCATCTAATAAACAGAAATACTGCACCTAGAGACATTAAGTGTTGGTCCTTAAACTTTGGCCGGTGATATGCTGGCAAAAGAGAATATATGGAGCCATGTTTGTTTAACTTTAGCTCGCCTTCAGTTGACAGTTTTTTAGAATGTAGCCTATGTATCAGCTCCTTGTATATGTGCAAGTTTCATCTTTATGGAAATGTGAGTACGTTCTTGACCTCcttaaagaaaaggagaagaaaaaaaaagggcatGCTAGTTCTGCTCAATTATGCAGTGAGAAAACCTGATCTCAATGCAGAACTGGTGGAATTTTCATGAAAAGCCCCATCAGAGAGCTCAGCTCTTTGGTTATCTAGGAACCAAAATGCCAACACTATATTCTAATTGAGCTTCTTTTTTGTATGATTGCGATGACAAGTGGATTAGGCTGCCTTTACTATTCCAGAACATTGGTAAGCTAGACACGGTATAGGTGTATAAGAAATGGCACTCACAAGATATTGGCCTGAAGCTTTGAAACTACATCACTGGAACATTGATCAGTATAAAGCTTTTTAGTGACCTCAAGAAAGGATACTACTGCTTACTTTGGATCATTCTGCCTAATTACTAGATGCAGTTTAGGTCCTCCAGGCATTCTGATCTAGACTTTGCCTTTTCTGATGTAATGCAGATGTTGACGAAACAAAATaatggtggtgctggtggaagTACAAGCAGCCAGAACAGCAGTGGACCCAGGAGAGAGGATTAAGGAGTGGCTCCCAGCAAATCAGCACAGAGCAAAGGCGCCCTGACTTCTGTGCAACTGGCAAATGAAATGGGGTGTGCGTCTGTTGCTACCAGCATCTCCTACTATCGCTGGGTAGCTGAGATATGTTGAGGTCGCTCGCTGCTGGCAAGGTGTGCCGGGAAGGGAATTTCAATAACAGGATTCGCAAATGGTTGCGGCCTTGCCAAACCTGACCTTATGTTGTACCATGCGATTCCTAGAATTGTGCTTGCCGAGTGATTTTTTTACTGGTTGTGGGCTTATGTAACCTTGTGATGTTTGCTTGGATCTGTCAAATATGCAGTGACCCTCAAGGAACCGTGGTTTCATGCTCCTTGTCTCCTGTGATAGCAGGTGGTTAGCAACGTTTGGTTAGCAGGCCTGGCTGTGAGTTGGGCTACTTTGATGTTGCCGTCGAATCCAACATCTAGACCAGGTTCTTTTTTCCCCCCTCATAATCTTCTTCCAGCACAAATTTTGTCAACATGTTACCACTAGCGGCAGTCGTTGTCTCTTTGGATTACTACTTTACCTTGACAAGAGCGGGGAGCATGAACATGTTGCGCTTTTTGAGTATGCACGTTGGTTCCCTAACAGCtggggaagggggggggggggggggggggggggggggggggggggggggtggaaaTCTGCACCTATTCCGTACATGAACTGCAACAGCATGATGCCATGCGGAAGATAGCGAAAGCATAACCCTGGTCCTGGCACACCAGGTGACTTCTTTTTCTCGAACATGGCTCCAGGTGAGTTCATCTTTTGAGTCTTGACCAACACATTAAACAAGCTGAGATGTGTTTGGGTGAGAAAGGTTGGGGAAGAACCTCATGTATACCTGACGCTGCACCTCACCATAGAGCTGCAGGAAGAACGAACGAATGGCGATGCCCGGCGACGACGCTTTGCTTGCCCACCCTTGCCTGGTTGACTCCCTGATCCATCATGGCCGTGCGATGCCGACGTGGAACGCTGCATCGTGCGAGAGCAGAGCGAGACGGAGACGCCGCACCATATATAGGTACACCGCGCACTCTGGCAGTGCGACGCGGTGACAAGCGTGCGCCCGTGTCTCGTTCGGCGGGCGACAAatcaccaccaccgcctgggAGTGGGAGCTCTCTCCTCAGCCGGCGCAGCAGGTCGATCAGTTGATGCTTGGCCACCCTGCCTGAAGAAGAATGCCGCCCATCACGACCGTAATAGTAAGACTCCGCAACGCCATGCCGGACGCGCGGCGCAAATCAAAGGGAAGGAACGACGAGCAAGCAAACCGTccgcccgccggcgacgacgtaCCTCGGTACCTGCGCCTGCTGCGGCGGTGGCAAAGCCCCTCGCCGTCCCATTTGTCCCCCGGCGGCTGGCACCAAGTGCCCCCCCTCTGTTTATGTACAGCAGGCCGCTCGCGCGACGCGGTGATGCGGTGCGCCGTGCGATGGGTCCCGTGTCCCGCCGCGCTCCCCTGCGTCGGCACGCGAAAAGGCCAGGGGTACGGCGCTCGCCGCGGTGTCCGCGCGCCATTGCGTGGCCGCGGCCGCTTTTCTGGCGCACAAGTGCCCGCGGCGACGGGTGGCGTGGGACCGCGCccgccccgcgcgcccgccgcgacACGTTGGCCTTGGACCCGGTCCAAGCGGTGGGTTTTACGGGGATGCGCGCGCAGCTGGTCTCCCTCGGCAGGTGGTGTCGTCACGTCGACGGACGGCCAGATAGaggagaggaaggcggcggccgcgttAACCCTTGGCGATCACGGGGAGTGGAGCCGAGCACATGGAGCAGGGCTTCGATCGGTCGCCGCCGGCATGTGGTGCGACAGTGCGGCATGCTCCCGCTACCaatatcatcatcatttttTGATACCTCGAAAGCGGTTTGAAGCTTCAGTTTCTGTTTTCGTTTTCTTCCATGCTCTCTCAGTTCTCACGACGGGCCTGCCTGTTCGGTCGTGGGTCCAATCTTATCTTTCTGGGCTTAGTCCGGCCCACTTTAACTTCTCTCGAAGCGATGGTTGTCCAGTACAGGCCCGCCTGGTACTGTCATCCCGACCCGGCCCAAAAAATAAATACCCGACGTGGGGTCGTAGGGACTAGGGGGGACACCACCGAGGGCGAAATGGAGAAAAGTGGAACTAGGCAACAGGAAAAGCGACCGGGACCAAAAAAAGGAACCAAATGCAGCGCAAAAAAGCGCGAAAACGGAAAGGTCGAGCCGTCCTCTTATCTTCCACGTCACCTCGCGCTTGCGTCCCGACACGTCATCCTCCTACCTCTTCACTTATCATCATTTCCTAGGCGGCTAGGCCTCACGCCCTCACCTTTAACCCTCGACCCAAACTGAATATTCTCAccatcaaaaaaataaaaactgaaTCTTCTATACGCTAAAAATAACGCGCGAAACACGGTGGCATGGGCCGGCCTGTCAGATAAGCGATAACACCAATCAAACGATGCGGCGCGGCCATGACTCGGCGCCGGATAGGGATGGGCCGCGTCCCATTTTTATAAATCCGTTCCACCAGTCACGACCACCCTCCCAACGCCCACCCAGTCTGGCCCATACCGCAGCCCACCCCACCGACGCGTGGGGCCAAGCACTGGCTTCCCTACGTGTCTGTGCCCGTCGGTGGCGTCGGCGTAGCTTTTCGGTTGCCTCGCCTTCCGTGCGTGGACCCGGCTCTGACACCGGGAGGAGCAGTAGGCGGGCCCGGTTTTGTCCACTGGACCACAGCCCACGGGGGTTCTATAAAGACCTgttctgttcttcctcctgcttccCTCGTCTCCCCCTTTCCGCGTCGCGTCGTCTCCTCCgattcctcttcctccctcccacGCGCTCAATTGATCGGTCGCTGCTCGCCGAAGCTCGAGTCAGAATCCTCGCCTCTCCATCCAAAAACATGACGggcaccgccggcggcgacggctgcgGCGAGCAGTACTCGCGGATGATCCGGGAGCTCTGCGCGCTGCTCCTCACGATCGTctccccctcgccggcggcgctggggcggccggcgcccgggatgtcgccggccgcggcggcggccatgctcCTCGGCGCGTCGATGGCGCTCATGCTCTGCGGTTCCGTCACGTTCGCCATCGGCCTCCTCCTCATGCCATGGGTCGCCGGCCTCGCCCTGCTCTTCGgcttcgccggcgccgtctcCACCCTCTCCTCCGGATTCTTCGGTAAGGACGCCGCGCTCCCATGCAAGGACGAGACGCGGGGGCGGATCTGCTCCCCGATCGGCTCCGACATGCTCGTAGCGtagctccagcagcagcagcagcagggtaGATTTGATTTCTTTGTCCCTGAATATTATTAGGAGTCAAACAGAGTTGATGATCCCTGTAAAAATGCACCCTTTTGTTGTACACCTAAATCCCCGGAGATGGTTGCTTGTTGATTGAAGGAAACGTCACAAGAATTAAGTGATTGTTTAACCCCATGTTCTGATTTGTTACCACAAgcatttctttatttatttttttcttgttcttgaGGAGAAATCAAGATGCTAATACCATTTTTCTATGACAACACCAATGATATGCTACTAGTGAACACCTAGATTattaaggaaaagattcaaaaGATGAGGGTGACAAATCTTATCGTTCTGTTCATCTGCCAGTTGCTTGGTCAGTAGGATCACGAAACATGGTAGCGTGTGAGCTACGGAGCAGTACGAATTTGCTACCGGTTACCTCTGT encodes the following:
- the LOC117854783 gene encoding uncharacterized protein, coding for MTGTAGGDGCGEQYSRMIRELCALLLTIVSPSPAALGRPAPGMSPAAAAAMLLGASMALMLCGSVTFAIGLLLMPWVAGLALLFGFAGAVSTLSSGFFGKDAALPCKDETRGRICSPIGSDMLVA